In the Populus nigra chromosome 2, ddPopNigr1.1, whole genome shotgun sequence genome, aaaaatttacatgtcTTAGCAGATAATGTCAAGGATTTTCAGTgcagaaaaataatattgaattatGTTGAAGGGTACTAATCAGAGGGAATGCGGAATCAGAATGAACGGGAACATAAATTCTTCAATCCCTACGCGTTTTCAACTGATGCATTAGTTGCTCTAGCATCTGCAGCACTCATAAGCGGAAAGAACTTATTCTTTGGTAAGGCTTTAGCTGATAAACTCTCCCCCTGTAAAATCATCGATCAGGCATGTCTTATTTAAACGGCTCATTTTGTTATCAAAATAATCTCTCTTAAGATTCAAGGAAGAAAAAGGGACGAGTAGGAAGGGGAAAGAAACCTTAAAGCTTATTTTGTTTCCTAGGACAACATAACTAGGAAACTCTCTGTCCATGGTGCTGGCCCCGACTGTGATCTCCCATGGTGCAACATTGGAGACGGTACCATCTACAGGACCTGAATTTCCAGCAGAACAGATCACTACAATGCCATGCTTCACGGCATGGAAAGAGCCAATTGCAacactatcattgaagaatgcGGTAGGATTTCCTCCTAGCGAAACAGACAATACATCCACACCATCACTGATAGCAGCGTCAAATGCTGCTAAGATATCTGCATCAAAGCATTCGTCTCCATCTACTGGGGGATAGCAGACCTTGTAAGCTGCCACCCGGGCCTTTGGTGACCCCCCTTTTGCAGTTCCGTTGCCCATGTAAAAAACACTTGCACCAGCTACAAAGTTACCTCCTGCTGTTGATAAGGTATGGGATCCATGGCCATCTTCATCTCGAGGCGTATCAAAGGAGGAGTTGAGATGACCAACAATTGAAGCATACCCTTTGTTGAAGTACCTGGCTCCTATAAGCTTCCTTCATATGCACACAAGATATGCATAGATAATTAGTTAGCAAGCAAAAGATGATCAGAATGttacaagcaaaatattttGGAAACCTATACAAATCTATGAAGAGTGTAAACACAGTATGAAATCTTTCCAGGTGGCATAGCAACCGCAGAAAGATCAATAACAAAAAGTTGATGAAAAggtaaaaagataaacaagagtTGCCTATAATGCACATGGGATTATTTTAGCAATATGCACTCTGTTAATGCAGGGAGCTGGCAAATAAAAAGGTGTCCCCTAGTTGAACTTTGCTCGCCGACTCTTGCATGCCTGAGAGGGTACAAGAAAATGCTGGAGAAGAGGGAGCTAGAGACTTGAAGCAAACTTTACTTTATACACATACACATacacatacatatacatatacatatacatatatgtatatgtatgtatgtatgtatgtatgtatgtataggGAAAATGCAAATATTTCTGAAAGAAATGATAACACAGCTAGCTAGCTTTACAAGAAAATTCCAAATCGATGGGCTTAATGGGATACCAGCAATCCCCACCATAATGAGGAAGGAATATTTTGACTTTTTCGAAATCAATGGCAACATGCAGCATTTATAGATTCCACAAAGTCCATCGGCTTTTTCTGAATATCCCACCAATTCTCTGACTGTGATGGGCCGTTTCCGGACGTTGTAGCTTTTACCCAAGAGTTTACCCAGCACTTGTTTTTCATAAATGCACGCCCATGGCGGCCGAAAGCATAGTAAGATCACTAATGGCAGAAAAATTATGACACTGAACGCATCGCCACTCAGCCAACATAGCAAGATTTTGATTGCTTCTTCGtagaaacagtaaaaaaaaatatagttaacaAAGCAGACCTGTTGCAGTGGAAGCCAGGATCATAGCCATTTTGACATATTCCTTTCCACTTTGATGGAATCGGTCCCAACCCTTCATCACTAAAGCTTTCAGACTCGGGCCACACTCCTAGCACATTCCATTCAAGCAAATTAAAAGCTAATTAATTGCAGCTCAACTACATTATTCCTTCTCTCTTTTCCAAGAAAATGAAGCTTGCTGCATCGTTCTGCTTCATTTTGgatcataataataattattattctattaataattatgcatctattattttgttttcatggtaTTCATGTTAATATAAccagttagaaaaaaaaaaaaaaaaagtggggacAAAGCTTTTGGATCTCTCGGGCACGCTTATCCAGACTTGGGGGCTAAACAGTAATTATGAGGATTTAGCGATGCCCTATAGTTTAATATTGCAAATCTAGAGACCCTCAatctaatcagttttttttttttaatattttttatcattatttttcttcttggtCATATCTGGAGGTCGGCTGGTCAACAAAAACACCATGGATAGATTTAGAAATCGAACGTGATTGGTGGAGTCTTTAAACGCTATCCTATAAacctttaattatattttgggtgTTTAAAAGCTtgataatatgtattttttatttaaaaatatattaaaataatataattttaaaaaaattatttttaatattaacacttaaaaataatataagaataaaaaaattattataaaacaaaattttaattttaaaaaaatacaatttcaatcaTATTCCAAACAATACTTTCATCATGCTATGAGCTTATTTAAGAGTATAGTTgcggttactttttaaaatattttttatactgaaatacatcaaaatgatatctttttatttttaaaaaattaatttttagatcagtatattaaaacatataaaaaaaattaaattttaataaaaacaaattgaatataaaacataatttacacCCCATTTCCCAACAGTATATTAGTGATAGACATGGGAGTGATTTTACATATTCCAAATGCAAACGATGCACGTCCAAATTCAAATTGGAAAATTCAAATGAAGACATAATAGTGACTTCTAGAGTAGAAGAAAAGGACACCTCAACGTTATCACTTCAAAGCTTCTAACTCCATTGAAAAAAGAGAATATTACTTAGTTTTCATTGCAATAaaaatgtcattatttttatatagtttaagaTTTCGTAGGCTACCTGAGCTCGCATTTCtatcttctctctctcaaaatctCGGGAAGgataagtaaaataataataataataaaaaaaaacccctcgtGAACAACTTTAGAAAAAATGGGTTACCAGTGTCTAAGTTTCCAATAATTGCATCTTCACCAAATCTTGCCTTCTTCCAAATCGAGCTAGAAGGAACGATTCCATCTTTCTCGAGTCCCAGAAAGCTCCATGAATGAGTTGTGTGTTGTTTTCTTCCCTGGTTCAAGAAGACCGACACTACTCTTGGATGCTCTGCATTGGATAAGGAAGACAGCTCAATAATCACAAACGAAACAAAACAGGGGCACAAACAGAGCAGCAGGAAACAGTAGTTTCTCACTAGCTATCTCAGCTGCTACTTCATCTTCTAAAGTGGCAGCAAATCCATTGATGTGCCTCGTGTACGAGTAAAATATTGCATCTTCAGCGAATTCACGGCTGTTCCATGAaaaatcagaaacaaaattagatATCTTGCTATGGAAAAACAGTCATTTCTTCTGTAGCTATGCTTGAACATCCATTACCTTCCCAAGAAGGATCCAAGGAATTCATAATGAGAGTCCTTCGCTAGATTTGCATCGAAAGACGAGGGTTTCGGGCCATGAGAATGGCCTCCAAAGTACACCACATATGGCTACAGCACCGTTATATACACAGAAAACGAAGATTCAATATGTTGAAATATCAAGCTGCCACCATTACAACaacaaccaaaaacaaaagaagggaaaagaaagagatagtGGGTGTGTGGTTTAATGTATAGTTAGTTTCTACAGAGATCGAATGCTCACCTTTATGGAGGCAAAGGTGGGTCTCTGCACTAGAgtcagaaaaagaaatggtaGGAGGCAAAGCGTAGGGCTTGGAAGTCTCATTGCTTGCTGCCTCTATTAGTAAATAATAGCAATTGCAACTTACTCGCTCTGCTATTCCCCTGTTTATGAAGAGGCCTTCCcatttataccaaaaaaataatggactatcacaaaaaattaaaaattaaaaattaaaaattcattgaaTATGCAGTACAAGTGGGTTTGGGAGTGCGGTCAACCGCAATTCTaaacactttcaatttttttatatatttttaatatttttaaataattttaatatattaatattaaaaaatatttttttaaaaaaaaacactagttaCATTTGAAAACCTGGAGCCTAGACGTAGCTCTCCACGgctcaaattttatattcattGGTTGGTGAGTTAGCTCTCCATTGAATctggatttgtatttttttttttttgttaattgtagtttttttttttaatttacaaagcCGGACTAGTTAATTCATTCTATGAGATTGGATTTTAATGTGGTctcattttataaataatttttatagatCTAATaaattcaaccttttttttttatgaaaggacggctatattttttttttatcatttttagactttgtttatttgtgtggttcaattttatttttaaatgttttatttgttttaaattaatttattttaataatttttttattgttttaatttactgatattaaaaataatttttttaaaaaatattattttaataaaaaataatttaaaaaatattagttataataataataaaaactttgaaGTCGTCTGTATCTTTTTCAAATATTGTTTCCACGTGGATTGACATAAGACAGCTTAATAGAATATTCGAAATATTGCCGCGATGATACAATTTTATAGCAGTATTGTACACTCGTTATTACAAGAAAGTAAAACTCAAAGAAAGACAAGAGAGAATGGGGAATCTAAAAGCGTTGACCTTTTTGTAAGGATAACATAATTGGCCAATCATGGCCTCGGTCCATTTAATGCCCGGTGGAAATGCTACAAAAGCTgctatcttatttttttccgCCAATTAGATTAGATATTTTCCGCCAATTGCTCATCCacacacataatttttttttatggaattcataaaaaataattatgagatATTCTTagtgtattatttttcatttagatcAATCACTAACTATTCTCTTTTGAAGCTTTGAACTTCGGTTGGGTCGGGCTTTGTGTGGCTCAACTTGAGTTTATAAACTTATTGTATTTGATTATTAGTTGGTGAGATGACATGGTAACTTCCACGAGCTTTCCTACAAAAACAAGTCAATTCttagaatataaaaaactttagtGGTTATGCTAATAAATATGAAAGGAGAATATTGTGTTAGAGCAAAAGATATGAAAGAGAACAAGAGGTATAAGGAGGTGGTCATGATTGTAAGGAAGTGGTCAGGTGGTCACGATGTGAGAAGGGGTGGTAATGACCAGGAAATGTTAATCAAGAAGTTATAGCAATCACGAAATGATAGTGACCATAACAAGTTGACAAAAAGGTGATAATGACTAGGAGTTGTTAACCATAAAGTGGTAGTGATATGAGGTGATAGTGTTCACGAAGTGGTAATGACCAGAATGAGTTAATCAAAAGGTGGTAGTGACCAGGAGGTGTTAACCATAAAGTGGTAGTGATATAAGATGGTAGGGATCACAAAGTGGTAGTGACTAGAAGGTGTTCACCAAGAGACTAAAGAGCAGAGGAGTGTAAATAGCAATGGAGTGAGGAACATGAGTGGTGAATGAACTTGTGATTGTTCTTaagtttttaatctaaaatttttaccTGGTGGCCAAGGTATTTATAGACATTGATCACATCAACTTATCTCATATAGAATGGTATAATGATGGAAAACTACCACATGGCAAGTGAAGAAAAATGAGTTGTTGGTTGTTGTTTTATTGGTGGAGAGGTTTATGGTTGGTAAATGTCATTTGAGGTGACATGTGGGCAGGAGATTGCTATTAGCGAGAAAGGAAGAGTATCATGCTAACAATTTATGAGCAAGTCAAGGAGAGTGAGGCGTTGTATTAACTTTCTTGGAGCTTGTCATTTTGCATTGTGTTACATGCCACTAGCTGGGAATTTAGGTGGTATTGAGTTTGATGCAAACACCTCCCTAGATAAGCTAAAATCATATTGGAATGGTTTGCAACTTGACCCAATAAGAATCTGCATTACAGAACTAAAGTTATACGTAATGATCACTATCACCCTATGCCTATAAAGAGACGCGAACGAGTAGTATAAAATCATAACAAAGTTAATCAATATTTCAAAGAGTTTGTAAGTTCAATCACGAACTTAGTAGAAGAGTCACTCAACCACGCAAGAGATATCAAAAATGCCAATTTCTTTATTAGAGTTggtctttcataaaaaaagtctctatagataaaaatatttatactaaaaaaaattctaagtctAAAAGGATATCCCTACTAAATATAATaaacctaataaataataataatctaatgaacccaaatttaaataaaggtCTTAATATCTCTAAAAGccataataataactaaaagataaataaaacaatagctcaactaatttaaataagactaaagttgttttcataatttgttaGCAAAATCAAAGCCCAACTTTAAAAGCATGATGCTCTCTCGTCTTAATGAATTATGAGGCGTGCCATATCATTAGAAAtatatgaatttcaaatttcCAAAGCAACTGGGATTGCATTAAAATTACTTCTATAACTCCAATTAGGACTCAAAAGTAGCTAAAGACCAAAACTAGCATATTTAAGTCTTTTTATTCCAATCTTTCTATAATACCTGAATTTCCATCTACAAGCATCTcgtaaaatgaattaaattaatctagGCTTGtacttcattatttaatatcttcttgaagtccaccttagccTATGTGTCTTAAAGAAGTCTATTAAAAGCTTCTTTGAACCTCTTAGCTCTAAATTTTATCACTGGACCAACTGGAGCCTCTAATAGATCTTTTGGTATCACTTGGATTGCATCAGGGTCCAGGCCAAAATGTATGGCGGATAACTTATTTAGGCTAGGTCATGGATCAAATTGCCTGGTGAGGCTTGTCGATTAGTTAGGGTTTGTCCAAACGACTTGAATGTAAGGTTGTTTGGGCTTGGCTATAATggtcttgattttatttttattttttaatacactaTCATTTCCCCCTGGTTTTTTAAACATTCATATATGAATGACTTAACTAGTGGAAGTAGAGggataaaaagatatatatatgtCATGTTACCttcacatggatttttttaaagtgtttgtaAAAGAGATGAGAGTTTGTTTAGTTTACTTATTCCTCTTAGATCATAGAATATTACTACTTAGACAGAGAAGAATGATTTGTTTAGGTGATCACGATGTGATAGGAATGTGGTAATGACTAGGAGGTATTAACCAAGTGgtagtgacaaaaaaaaacattaaccaaAATGTGGTAATGATTAGAAGGTGTTAATCATAAAGTGGTTGTAATGTGAGGTAGTAGTGCTCACAAAGTGGCAGTGACTAGAAAGTGTTAACAAAAAGGTGGTAATGACGATGAGGTGTTAATCATAAAGTGGTAGTGATATGAGGTGGTAGGGATCATGAAGTAGTAGTGACTAGAAGATGTTCATTAAGAGACTAAAAAGCAGAGTGTAAAGAGTAGTGGAGTGAGGAACATGAATGATGAACAAActtgtgattgtttttaaatttttaatctgaATTTTTTACCTGGTGAATAAGGTATTTATAGACCTTGATCACATCAGCTTACCTTATATAAATTGGTATAATGATGGAAAACTACTTCATGGTAAGTGAAGAAAAATAAGTTGTTAGTCGTTGTTCTATTGGTAGAGAGGTTAGTGGTTGGTAAATGTCATTTGAATCCTTCAAACTATCATAGCAAATATATACTTTAGCTCTTCCTCTTTATAAGAGACAAGActcatgagctataaatacACTATGAATTCTTTAAACTCCAAGTTCTCAATATCTATTCTCTACTGTATATTTATTTGCAGAAtatctttctaaaatatcattgtattttctcttaaaaatataCTTACTTAAGTATCATAGAGTCCCTAAATTAACCAAAGAGGACCTTTTGTAGGTATCAAACACCAACTATTAGCCATATTGGGTAGGAAGAATGGATAAGGTtgataaaaccaaaaaattaacGGATTATCCAAGATATAAGCTTTGTCCCATGCCACTTGGATATTTTAGGACATCATTAGAGAGATCCCACTAGATTAAGTTCATGTGAATagaaaaatgttgacaattgTTGGATTTAGAATAGGATGAGAATAAGTAGTTGATATAGTGTAATAATTGTgtatttagtaattttttttaatgaaacagaTTTGAGTTTCATTAACTGTAATTTATTTGGTTACTGTGGAATAATAGAAAGAACTTTCATTATATGGTTTATGACTAGTTCACGGGGTTTGTGCTACGCTACagttcaaactaaaaaaattcagtataatttattttttttaatattaagattgtGATATATTGGATTGACCCGGGCTTCGCAGCTTAACCCATAAAATCCATGATTTAGGTGATGGGCTTTATTGGAtttaagaatttctttttttaaaattaattttttacataattattgatgcaaccatattattcaatagtttcacccacatttaactagtgttttgcctatgttttatatataaaattccttgatattctttgttttatgttttgaaggcacttttggatgaaagatgcaaaaaggagtaaattggagataattggcagatttgaccttcagtcgatgttttgtgcagagcgtgagctctagaggttgaaatgaagtgattccagtggaattaaaaaggtaacatccatacctttctggacatctaaggcaagaaaataaaataaggaagagcatggaaatcgcagccttcaaagtcaaatctcgcaatctgccagtgttgaccttcggccattccaacttgaatatctggagctacagaagtccaattgatgcaaactcaatttttttggattcatgactcaaagttatataaacgctcaaaattgcagccaaaaacgatgtcatatgagggagatatgatttttcaaagatgacatctgaattctgccagcaaacaggtttcgtgaagaaacgagtccaaatgacattccgaagcatttaaaccgatatccaagtttttatttcagcaatttcgctcctctaaatcaaagcttgaagatttcatgcaaggctatttctcctttttaggaaaatagttattgaagtacttaaatgtaaacagtctacttaatggaggactattttgtaaaatagagacctagggtttcctaggatataaaaagaatgagagaagagaaggggagcagccagccaaggagagaaaaacgcccccttcctctaagaaaccctaaattatgcattcttccttctttttgattagttgttcaacaaacatgcaaggctaaacactttttcttggttgcaaggacacggaaaccttcggatttcaagaactgtgagatttattttaccttttcttttcagtttatatgatgaatatgtttgttctcctatgcttatttttcctatgattgtttattttaattgctagagcggactctaagttattattgtagacaatctattgttaagttttgatatcaaaaccggagttgtggtatatgaacttgtgaagcaactgagtttaataattgtggcggatctacgttattaatcttagggagaacattcaatcaaatcaaacatagactgcggacagttatgttttcttgattaatcaacttatccagttcttaaggctgccattgaattaaattactagtgcggacactgtggttgtttgatggttagggctagttatacggcggatccgttaactaaccaatgttaagaagagataaatattcagaatataaattgatgtttcgtttccatgatcagttctgatttctgtaggtggatgtgtgcttgtgaccaaggtttgttctcttgataattttctgattttattaaatttagtttgatagttttctgttttcttttgctttagcctagataacgtccaacccccccccccaaattgcatatcatctagcataaaaatctgacttgaatcttcctcgtgggatcgaccccttgcttgctctatactatcttgtgtgttgtgtttgaagctagggtaattaatttgtgcgaccgcgacatcgcaacaaattttgacgccgttgccggggaagtaattttagttgattcttgtgctattatttttatttgctgtgattgttatttctttttctgaaaaaaaaaaaacagaatttttgtttgctgcggtactgttcattacggcagcggtactgttcaaaacagattttttggtggaattaggtatcggccatttgtttcctgaagggaaacgatgttctaaacaggactagtggtaaaccactaaccccaccctatcgaggccaaattccgctgttttctagggtttttaggcagtttttgttttctaccgtaggattttcgtacaatttgcattgttttcgatctcttgtgtggttggtttattttgaattttcttgatgatttatgccagtaacccgttctactaatcaaattcaagtgcatttggatctcgaaatagaaaaaactttacgcaggttacgaaaggaagctcgccttaacaccatggctgttgcacgacaacaaacactcaaggagcttgctgctcctaacgtggaaaatcagctattgtgcataaacatcgacaataatgtaaactttgagctcaaatctggttttatacatttgctaccaactttcaatggtcttgcaggagaagatcctcatactcatctcaaggaattccatatggtttgcgttggcatgaaaccgaatggagttgatgaagaacaggttaagttgaaagctttccctttctctttaaaaggggcagcaaaggtatggcttttctccattcttccaggttcaattggaacgtggaatggcatgaagaagatcttccttgagaagtatttcccagcatctcgagttgccaacataaggaaagaaatatgtgggattcgacaatctcatggagagacactttccgagtattgggaaagatttgagcaactgtgcattcaatgccctcatcatcaaatacccgatcagctgctcattcaatatttctatgaaggattgatgcctactgaccgtagtatcattgatgctgcaagtggaggggcattagtagataagacacccgaggctgcacgccaattgatctcaaacatggcagccaactcgaaacagtttggcactcgtggagactttgcaaataaacgagtaaatgagataagtatttctaaccttgagaataaagttaatgatcttacttctcttgtgcgttctttggcttgtggcaatgtacagcaggtgaaagtttgtagcatatgctccttacaaggacatgcttcagatatgtgcccaacaatgcaagaagattacattgaacaagctaatgcagttgatggagcattcaatggacaacctcagcgtaagtatgatcctttttcccacacgtacaatcctggatggagagatcatcccaacctacggtatgggaaccagcctcaacaaggcaatcaaggccgacaattccatccccatggatttcagccccaacagaattatcaagcaagacaacccccttcattcacaaactccaatgttatggggtcgtcatccagtgatgatcttcatgagatgatgaaaactttggcttctaacactgtgaccttgcaacaaaatgtcatgtcttttcaacaggaaacaaggtcaagtattcacaacttggagaagcaaatggggcaagtagcttcaagtgtggggaaattggaagcacaaatgaatggaaaattgccctcccaagcattgaatccaaaagagaatgttagtgcgatcatgctgcgaagtgggaaagaacttgaagagaaaaggtcgaaacaaattgagatggaggaagaagaagagatagaaactgaattgagtacaaaaaagaaacatccttctccttcacaaattgaaa is a window encoding:
- the LOC133682740 gene encoding subtilisin-like protease SBT5.3 encodes the protein MRLPSPTLCLLPFLFLTLVQRPTFASIKPYVVYFGGHSHGPKPSSFDANLAKDSHYEFLGSFLGSREFAEDAIFYSYTRHINGFAATLEDEVAAEIAKHPRVVSVFLNQGRKQHTTHSWSFLGLEKDGIVPSSSIWKKARFGEDAIIGNLDTGVWPESESFSDEGLGPIPSKWKGICQNGYDPGFHCNRKLIGARYFNKGYASIVGHLNSSFDTPRDEDGHGSHTLSTAGGNFVAGASVFYMGNGTAKGGSPKARVAAYKVCYPPVDGDECFDADILAAFDAAISDGVDVLSVSLGGNPTAFFNDSVAIGSFHAVKHGIVVICSAGNSGPVDGTVSNVAPWEITVGASTMDREFPSYVVLGNKISFKGESLSAKALPKNKFFPLMSAADARATNASVENALLCKDGSLDPEKAKGKILVCLRGINARVDKGQQAALAGAVGMVLANNKDAGNEILADPHVLPVSHINYTSGVAIFKYINSTEYPVAYITHPVTRIGTKPAPVVAAFSSKGPNTVTPEILKPDITAPGVSVIAAYTKAQGPTNQDFDTRRVLFNSVSGTSMSCPHVSGIVGLLKTLHPTWSPASIKSAIMTTAMTQDNTMEPILNANHTKASPFSYGAGHIRPNKAMDPGLVYDLTVNDYLNFLCALGYNETQISTFSDAPYECPSKPISLANFNYPSITVPKFNGSITLSRTVKNVGSPSTYKLRIRKPTGVSVSVEPKKLEFKKVGEEKAFTVTLKGKGKAAKDYVFGELIWSDNKHVRSPIVVKWF